One Paraburkholderia caffeinilytica DNA segment encodes these proteins:
- a CDS encoding multicopper oxidase family protein, protein MGHITQNTWIATLARLGRFARFGAAMLATLVCMHAQAAAPGITGTHFDLSAEANRITQPDGASVYSWGYGCRTAPAGFSPSTIAGANCPSMQIPGPTLIVKQGDVVTVTLTNNLPAAAGNTSILFPGFQVCAAVLNADGTCPAALTGSPGLLTREAAHGATVTYSFVAATPGTHAYYSGTQGDLQIEMGLYGAIIVLPTSSPGTVALPTGCRAVAATLPDGQPDFRNAGAAYNHSAACYDREYLFQFSEIDPRIHTQVEQQAANACTAPNGCMTVETEPYHPAYFMVNGRSMPDDMDPNYAVQYPHQPYNGNPHMHPGELVLLRIIGTGRWQHPFHEHGNHVRVLARDGNMILSKTDPTKVAGPLLFTTTTTPGLTMDGIFYWTGRGLNWDVYGHKPGDLYTDTDPKYAAYLGKPVVCIPDVNGYYTADPLAPNYYEWCADHGKALEAHPFGNVGSGGPVTLPDSHVLTNGFWYGGSPYLGPDATVRATAPTGTTPPSGTVVNPPTTEAGFAFMWHSHNEREITTNNIFPGGMMMMMLVDPQVFLIDESN, encoded by the coding sequence GTGGGACACATCACTCAAAACACATGGATCGCCACGCTCGCGCGTCTTGGGCGGTTTGCACGGTTCGGCGCGGCGATGCTCGCCACGCTCGTCTGCATGCACGCGCAAGCCGCCGCGCCTGGCATCACGGGGACGCACTTCGATCTGAGCGCCGAGGCAAACCGCATCACCCAGCCCGACGGCGCGAGCGTCTACTCGTGGGGCTATGGATGCCGCACGGCGCCGGCCGGCTTTTCGCCGTCCACGATCGCGGGCGCGAACTGTCCGAGCATGCAGATTCCCGGTCCGACGCTGATCGTCAAGCAGGGCGACGTCGTCACGGTCACGCTCACCAATAACCTGCCGGCGGCGGCGGGCAATACGTCGATCCTCTTCCCGGGATTCCAGGTCTGCGCCGCGGTGCTGAACGCCGATGGGACCTGTCCTGCCGCGCTCACCGGTTCGCCGGGATTGCTGACGCGCGAGGCCGCCCACGGCGCCACGGTGACGTATAGCTTCGTCGCGGCGACGCCTGGCACGCATGCTTACTACAGCGGCACGCAGGGCGATCTGCAGATCGAAATGGGTCTGTACGGTGCGATCATCGTTTTGCCGACTTCGTCGCCCGGCACGGTTGCGTTGCCGACGGGTTGCCGCGCGGTTGCGGCGACGCTGCCGGATGGGCAACCGGACTTCCGCAACGCCGGCGCGGCCTATAACCACAGCGCCGCCTGTTACGATCGTGAGTATCTTTTTCAGTTCTCCGAAATTGATCCGCGCATTCATACGCAAGTGGAACAGCAGGCGGCGAATGCGTGCACGGCGCCGAACGGCTGCATGACTGTCGAGACGGAGCCCTATCACCCGGCCTATTTCATGGTCAACGGCCGTTCGATGCCGGACGACATGGATCCGAACTACGCGGTGCAGTATCCGCATCAGCCCTACAACGGCAATCCGCACATGCACCCGGGTGAACTGGTGCTGTTGCGGATCATCGGCACCGGCCGCTGGCAGCATCCGTTCCACGAGCACGGCAATCACGTGCGGGTGCTGGCGCGCGATGGAAACATGATCCTGAGCAAGACCGACCCGACCAAGGTGGCCGGACCGCTGCTGTTCACGACGACCACGACGCCGGGCCTCACGATGGACGGAATTTTCTATTGGACGGGCAGAGGTCTGAACTGGGATGTCTACGGACACAAGCCCGGGGACCTGTACACCGATACCGATCCGAAATACGCGGCTTATCTCGGCAAGCCGGTCGTCTGCATCCCGGACGTGAACGGCTACTACACGGCCGACCCGCTTGCGCCGAATTACTACGAGTGGTGCGCCGATCATGGCAAGGCGCTCGAAGCGCATCCGTTCGGCAACGTGGGTAGCGGCGGGCCGGTCACCCTGCCGGACTCGCACGTGCTGACCAACGGCTTCTGGTATGGCGGCAGTCCTTATCTCGGGCCCGACGCGACCGTACGCGCCACTGCGCCCACCGGGACCACGCCGCCGAGCGGGACGGTCGTGAATCCACCCACGACAGAAGCAGGCTTCGCATTCATGTGGCACTCGCATAACGAGCGCGAGATCACCACGAACAACATCTTTCCAGGCGGAATGATGATGATGATGCTCGTCGATCCACAGGTTTTCCTGATTGACGAATCTAATTAG
- a CDS encoding outer membrane lipoprotein-sorting protein produces the protein MSRFILKAISAASVAGVLASGSVAYAASAAGTAQAAAASHMSAAQIVERNVAARGGLQAWHAVNTITMSGQIEAGGKKNTRLPFTMMMKRPNKSRFEVRFNEQTAFQVYDGAQGWKVRPFLGRNEVEPYTPAEAKSAAASADLEGPLIDYASKGSRVDALGVESVEGHRAYVLKVTEKDNTSRRIWIDASSFLELKIDGEPRKLDGRMHNVAIFYRDYKKENGLVIPHTLETVVSGVKPTHKLTIDHVTVNPPTDDTLFAKPQLAMAKVPNQPAPATSH, from the coding sequence ATGTCTCGATTCATTTTGAAGGCGATTTCGGCGGCCTCGGTGGCCGGTGTGCTGGCTTCGGGATCGGTCGCATACGCGGCCTCGGCCGCGGGAACGGCGCAAGCCGCGGCGGCGAGTCATATGAGCGCGGCGCAGATCGTCGAGCGCAATGTCGCGGCTCGCGGTGGGCTTCAGGCCTGGCACGCGGTCAATACGATAACGATGTCCGGGCAGATCGAAGCCGGCGGCAAGAAGAACACCAGACTGCCGTTCACGATGATGATGAAGCGGCCGAACAAGAGCCGCTTCGAGGTCCGCTTCAATGAGCAGACGGCGTTTCAGGTCTACGACGGCGCCCAGGGCTGGAAGGTCAGGCCCTTCCTCGGACGCAACGAAGTCGAACCGTATACCCCCGCAGAGGCCAAATCGGCTGCGGCGTCCGCTGACCTCGAAGGGCCGCTGATCGACTATGCGAGCAAGGGCTCACGGGTAGACGCCCTGGGGGTGGAATCAGTGGAAGGGCATCGCGCGTACGTTCTGAAGGTGACGGAGAAAGACAATACGTCGCGCCGTATCTGGATCGACGCGAGCAGTTTTCTCGAACTGAAGATCGACGGCGAACCACGCAAGCTCGACGGGCGGATGCACAACGTCGCCATCTTCTATCGCGATTACAAGAAAGAAAATGGACTCGTCATTCCGCACACGCTGGAGACTGTCGTCAGCGGCGTCAAGCCGACGCACAAGCTGACGATCGACCATGTCACGGTGAATCCGCCGACGGACGACACGCTGTTTGCAAAACCACAACTGGCGATGGCCAAAGTGCCGAACCAGCCGGCACCGGCCACCAGCCATTAG
- a CDS encoding choice-of-anchor Q domain-containing protein translates to MRTTQFKATLFDVFKAGVTASILLTASSLSYAQVVNLTAKAATATLPDGQAVPMWGYTCTPAAVAPATCAAANPGAGASWSPVVITVPPGPLTINLTNSLPGAVPTSLVVVGQLGGGLGTTATSMPSPPHPTQTATTWPIASSASGATFTPPAQGPRVQSFATEVATGKTTALTWSNLSPGTYLIESGTHPSIQGPMGLYGVLVVKAPVGGTVSCPVASQQYQAYTNPAICYDADVPLVLSEIDPVQNTAVAAAVTTTGFSETLAWSGQPGGCGDSKSTAFGTCYPPTVNYDPRYYLINGVAFDRTNPGGSSFAAAAPVATGQVLLRFVNAGLRMHVPAIVGTQTGNPAVSGFSLIAEDGNVLPGSTRVQSEVFLAAGKTYDVMINAPATGATALPVFDRELSLSTNNQRDGGMQGYVAVNGGTLPTAGAANQNAIANSSTYFFIPGATLTVSDPAKGVKAKDVNVYGVEVKTTTTGGALTLNPDGTFVYVPNAGTTADSFVYQANGNPAVSATVTLSACSAGNGCLSGPPVAGNGTYVSNIASQLQIGAPGVLANASDPKGLPLTAAISGAVTGGTVTLNPDGSFTAIPTTPPVGSSATATMTFKYTAKNSQNTSSTAATVTVTFKGGSGLVVKPLDAPSTAPGKTPVQLADYRWIIEEDRTFQIDPACQTTAATRPATCPPLPVPSLGANFHTSYMPVVAAGCVGKVACESGQTVYDPASNSHLPAVCDIGNGVCRTTAAQQVPVNPAQVSLDPTKHYYISILPGDAGNSFGNGAGLPQPVNPANPTGPQRQFDISKDCPSGPGGADFAPGTGKCGHTMGGAPIAPGQTSVNVLLQETPMATAKVSVFVFEDDAPLNGEVDVSGGTDTFGTAREPGLGGFEIKLWDDAGGTGDATGQMTYDMFNMPLSNSLQGTIDPSTGLNACPISTSTDGLVGMVPTCPKFESDGKTISPLVGQAIIANLMPGRYGIVATPAADRIGRGEEWLQTNTLDGQKAHDAFIKVGGPAYFQEFGPAGFHVAIGFANPKIINARLPLLCAGTTCNNGLKGRVTNLHYSRPPNENLYGAGSRTSLSFTQCYVSVGDPDGEDMSFTKCNADGTFSFSGLPAGTFRITIFDQWNDQIVDGLATAVQLAGGQTVDVGDISVLQWHTNLYTRTFMDLNGTGVSQASDPGLPLVPTNVRFRDGSYSNFNNTDLNGYASFNEVFPLFNWYVVDTDETRFKQTGVHVVYDAGGPPDGTPGGGTSTIAANYANTLESATAHLPTNLRVPGAVYCNDADCKDRSGTNPSTGRVDPPWVTTMGWQGFSGQSSFIEFGKAQFGATENGGIRGEVIYASTRPFDDPSLLIHTKWTPDVPNVTVNLYQEGTAADGTTSLTLVDTTKTASWDDWAQGFRSDGVPNMNCPGQETTDPFFFTLKNTTQWLDAQHRALPANSQFKCYDGMHAFNQLQPAPYDGMYKFPSVTGRNPTSGKPTATNCTVCVANPSGDGTQMLPAGKYVVEVIVPPGYELVKEEDKNILIGDNYIAPVTQQFAGIGAIFILPDQAAVNSTYNRNNPQNPTQDLGSNTYPRNEGDTGSIEEFWPCVGELRIVPDFISLFPGSQEVSPFAGASRHLCDRKEVTVSPQMTALAKFWIFSSTHVAAHYTGFMLDDFSSEFDPYSPQFGEKFAVPNVPISMKDFAGNEVARTYSDQWGIFNGLNYSTWQVNPPNPTGYAPTMMVACMNDPDMPDPAHPGQTIRDPLFNPAYSQFCYEIPFMPGQTQYMDTPVVPVSAFAEGYNQPDCAYPDATPAISSVTGDAISGGSGPWVSAPLHTLTINAQGNAQVPNHAYTGPAATAAPFNQKFLTRHYGFGATRGTGSVTIGGVNAPVQSWSDTQIKVLVPILLPTQSSCTIQQRNVLNPTFCGELVITAGNGKRSIDTVTVTIGGKTPTYVNGENASSNAIQTAIDKATPGDMIIVGPGVYNEMLLMWKPVRLQGVGATAVTVNANTHPSGKMDPWRRQVGCLFGDALNGGLISSSNPYDPTGTYSCSTAMQRKVDAIPFEPASGWDFNLNGNLAELLIEPTLMGAYEGAAITVLAKGVKDVTVNGVPQPDPNCTANGICTPLAGPTLFQPNPPDCVNYPSNFLCNPSRIDGITFTNSSQGGGGIFLHGWNHYTEVSNNRVFANAGTLTGGITVGQVETAEATIAANGVTQLPFLLNQHVNVHHNSVTSNASYGDEINSNTPSSAGGVTFCTGADYYHFNYNWVCGNMSAGDGGGVAHFGFSYNGDISHNWVLFNQSNNPTLPTYGGGVIAQGVPPDGTFCENATVDTDCAPELSDGVGPGLVIDGNLIVGNTAESGKGGGLRLQNINGTEVQRSPSNSNAWYQVRVTNNIIANNVAGWAGGGVSLQDAVAVSFINNTVVANDSTASAGVLFNTAAAAQANVGPPNCTTVGSETTCSPITTSTFEPAGLETARHTGNFIVAFTNPNVACPAGLPNCTTFSNPVLTNDVFWQNRTFYITVGGKNPNIAGLQNAVTLNPSLNQAGKATGYCDPNAVYWDIGAFGDTSASNRQAALTMHPQYSILTDAGDYPGAHNSNLNPAVVHEYCNGSRVPPEAGGIGITVPPGISDTVLPNPLFTLMPSATPDEGNQWINMSYGPLSLFNESLTSGMTGYNVVLGNYSINAGSPAINAGTASGAPNHDIFGTSRPQGLAYDIGAVEYVQPGLFGGGTPIDPLALGGSSDGLLGLFGLAQAAALKLPVTPPAAVPLNPAQTLPPVVK, encoded by the coding sequence ATGAGAACCACTCAGTTTAAGGCGACCCTCTTCGACGTGTTCAAGGCAGGGGTCACAGCGTCCATTTTGCTGACTGCCAGCAGCTTGTCTTATGCTCAAGTCGTCAATCTGACGGCGAAGGCGGCGACTGCCACGTTGCCCGACGGGCAGGCGGTGCCGATGTGGGGCTACACGTGCACGCCGGCTGCGGTTGCGCCGGCGACCTGTGCGGCGGCGAATCCGGGCGCCGGAGCGAGCTGGTCGCCCGTGGTGATCACCGTGCCGCCAGGACCGCTGACGATCAATCTCACCAATAGCTTGCCCGGCGCCGTGCCGACCTCGCTCGTCGTGGTTGGGCAGTTGGGTGGCGGCCTGGGGACGACGGCGACGAGCATGCCGAGTCCGCCGCATCCGACGCAAACCGCGACCACCTGGCCGATTGCCAGCAGCGCGAGCGGCGCGACCTTCACGCCGCCCGCGCAGGGGCCTCGCGTCCAGTCGTTCGCCACCGAGGTGGCGACCGGCAAGACGACCGCGCTCACCTGGAGCAACCTCAGCCCCGGCACCTATCTGATCGAGTCGGGCACGCATCCGTCGATCCAGGGGCCGATGGGACTATACGGCGTGCTGGTGGTGAAGGCGCCGGTCGGCGGCACCGTGAGCTGCCCGGTGGCGTCGCAGCAATATCAGGCTTATACGAATCCGGCTATCTGCTATGACGCCGACGTACCGCTCGTGCTGAGCGAAATCGATCCCGTGCAAAACACGGCTGTTGCCGCGGCGGTGACGACGACCGGCTTCAGCGAAACCCTGGCGTGGTCGGGTCAACCCGGAGGCTGCGGCGATTCGAAGTCGACGGCGTTCGGCACCTGCTATCCGCCGACCGTGAATTACGATCCGCGCTACTACCTGATCAACGGCGTCGCCTTCGACCGGACCAATCCCGGCGGGTCTTCGTTTGCCGCCGCCGCGCCTGTCGCGACGGGCCAGGTGCTCCTGCGTTTCGTGAACGCCGGTTTGCGGATGCACGTTCCGGCGATAGTCGGTACACAAACAGGCAATCCTGCTGTGTCAGGTTTCTCGCTGATCGCCGAAGACGGCAACGTGCTGCCCGGCAGTACGCGAGTCCAGTCGGAAGTTTTTCTGGCGGCCGGCAAGACCTATGACGTGATGATCAACGCACCGGCTACGGGCGCCACGGCGCTGCCGGTATTCGACCGTGAGCTGAGCCTGTCCACCAACAATCAGCGTGACGGCGGGATGCAGGGTTACGTCGCTGTCAATGGCGGCACGCTGCCGACGGCAGGGGCCGCGAATCAGAATGCGATCGCCAATTCCTCGACTTACTTCTTTATTCCTGGCGCCACGTTGACCGTGTCGGACCCGGCCAAGGGCGTGAAAGCCAAGGACGTGAATGTATACGGCGTGGAGGTCAAGACGACCACCACCGGCGGCGCGCTGACGCTGAACCCGGACGGCACGTTTGTCTATGTGCCGAATGCCGGTACGACAGCGGACAGCTTTGTGTATCAGGCCAACGGCAATCCCGCGGTATCGGCGACGGTCACGCTATCGGCCTGCAGCGCCGGCAACGGCTGTCTGTCTGGCCCGCCGGTGGCCGGCAATGGCACTTACGTCAGCAACATCGCGTCGCAGTTGCAGATCGGCGCGCCCGGCGTGCTGGCCAATGCCTCGGATCCGAAGGGGCTGCCGCTCACCGCCGCGATTTCGGGTGCCGTGACAGGCGGGACCGTCACGCTGAATCCGGATGGGTCGTTCACCGCGATTCCGACGACGCCGCCGGTCGGCAGCAGTGCGACTGCCACCATGACGTTCAAATACACGGCAAAGAATTCGCAGAACACGTCGAGTACCGCCGCAACTGTGACGGTGACGTTCAAGGGCGGCAGCGGACTGGTCGTCAAGCCGCTGGACGCGCCGAGCACGGCGCCGGGCAAGACTCCGGTTCAGCTGGCCGATTACCGCTGGATCATCGAGGAAGACCGTACCTTCCAGATCGATCCCGCATGCCAGACGACTGCGGCAACGCGTCCGGCTACCTGCCCGCCGCTGCCGGTTCCCAGCCTCGGCGCGAATTTCCACACCAGCTACATGCCGGTCGTGGCGGCAGGCTGTGTCGGCAAGGTCGCCTGCGAGTCGGGGCAAACGGTGTACGACCCGGCGAGCAACTCGCACCTGCCGGCAGTGTGCGATATCGGCAACGGCGTGTGCCGCACGACGGCTGCGCAACAGGTGCCGGTCAATCCGGCGCAGGTGTCGCTCGATCCAACCAAGCACTATTACATCTCGATCTTGCCGGGTGACGCCGGTAACAGCTTTGGGAACGGTGCGGGCTTGCCGCAACCGGTCAATCCGGCGAACCCGACCGGGCCGCAAAGACAGTTCGATATTTCAAAGGACTGCCCGTCGGGTCCCGGCGGCGCGGATTTTGCGCCGGGCACGGGTAAGTGCGGCCACACCATGGGCGGCGCGCCGATCGCACCCGGACAGACCAGCGTCAACGTGCTGTTGCAGGAGACGCCGATGGCGACCGCGAAGGTTTCGGTGTTCGTCTTCGAGGACGACGCTCCGCTGAATGGCGAAGTGGATGTCAGCGGCGGCACCGACACGTTCGGCACGGCGCGCGAACCAGGGCTTGGCGGATTCGAAATCAAGCTGTGGGACGACGCGGGCGGCACTGGCGATGCAACCGGACAGATGACTTACGACATGTTCAACATGCCGCTGTCCAATTCCTTGCAAGGCACAATCGATCCGAGCACGGGACTCAATGCCTGCCCGATTTCGACTTCGACCGACGGTCTCGTCGGCATGGTCCCGACGTGTCCGAAATTCGAGTCGGACGGCAAGACGATTTCGCCGCTCGTCGGCCAGGCGATCATTGCCAACCTGATGCCCGGCCGGTACGGCATCGTCGCGACGCCGGCGGCTGATCGCATCGGCAGAGGAGAGGAATGGCTGCAGACGAACACGCTTGACGGACAGAAGGCACACGACGCGTTCATCAAGGTCGGTGGACCGGCGTACTTCCAGGAGTTCGGGCCGGCAGGCTTTCACGTGGCGATCGGCTTTGCCAATCCGAAGATCATCAATGCTCGCCTGCCGCTCCTTTGCGCCGGGACGACGTGCAACAATGGTCTCAAGGGCAGGGTGACGAACCTGCACTACAGCCGTCCGCCGAACGAGAATCTGTATGGCGCCGGCTCGCGCACGTCGCTGAGTTTCACGCAGTGCTATGTCAGCGTCGGCGATCCGGACGGCGAGGATATGTCGTTCACGAAGTGCAATGCCGACGGGACGTTCAGCTTTAGCGGCTTGCCCGCGGGCACGTTCAGAATCACGATCTTCGATCAATGGAACGATCAGATCGTCGACGGGCTTGCGACGGCGGTGCAACTGGCGGGTGGCCAGACTGTGGATGTCGGGGATATTTCGGTGCTCCAATGGCACACGAATCTCTACACCAGGACGTTCATGGATCTGAACGGCACAGGTGTCTCGCAGGCAAGCGACCCGGGGCTTCCGCTGGTTCCGACCAATGTCCGCTTCCGCGACGGCAGCTATTCGAACTTCAACAACACCGACCTGAACGGTTATGCATCGTTCAACGAAGTGTTCCCGCTGTTCAACTGGTACGTTGTCGACACCGACGAAACCCGCTTCAAGCAGACCGGCGTACATGTGGTCTACGACGCGGGCGGCCCGCCCGACGGCACACCCGGCGGCGGCACCTCGACCATCGCGGCCAACTACGCCAACACGCTGGAGTCCGCGACGGCGCATCTGCCGACGAACCTGCGCGTGCCTGGGGCGGTGTATTGCAACGATGCGGACTGCAAGGACCGTTCGGGGACGAATCCGTCGACTGGCCGGGTCGATCCGCCGTGGGTAACCACGATGGGTTGGCAGGGCTTCTCGGGGCAGAGCTCCTTTATCGAGTTCGGCAAGGCGCAGTTTGGCGCGACTGAAAACGGCGGCATCAGGGGCGAAGTCATCTATGCATCGACGCGGCCGTTCGACGATCCTTCGTTGCTGATCCACACGAAGTGGACGCCCGACGTGCCGAACGTCACGGTGAACCTGTATCAGGAGGGCACCGCGGCGGACGGCACCACCAGCCTGACGCTGGTGGACACGACCAAGACCGCCAGCTGGGATGACTGGGCGCAGGGCTTCCGTTCCGACGGCGTGCCGAACATGAACTGTCCGGGACAGGAGACGACCGACCCGTTCTTCTTCACGTTGAAGAACACCACACAATGGCTCGACGCGCAGCATCGTGCATTGCCGGCGAATTCGCAGTTCAAGTGCTACGACGGCATGCACGCGTTCAACCAGCTGCAGCCCGCGCCGTACGACGGGATGTACAAATTCCCGAGCGTGACGGGCCGGAATCCGACCAGCGGCAAACCGACCGCGACGAACTGCACCGTCTGTGTGGCTAATCCTTCGGGAGACGGTACGCAGATGCTGCCTGCCGGCAAGTACGTGGTCGAAGTGATCGTGCCGCCGGGCTATGAACTGGTGAAGGAGGAAGACAAGAACATCCTGATCGGCGACAACTACATTGCCCCGGTCACGCAGCAGTTCGCCGGCATCGGCGCCATCTTCATCCTGCCCGACCAGGCTGCGGTGAATTCCACCTATAACCGGAACAATCCGCAGAACCCGACCCAGGATCTCGGCTCCAACACCTACCCCCGGAATGAGGGCGACACGGGCAGCATCGAAGAGTTCTGGCCTTGTGTCGGTGAGCTGCGCATCGTGCCCGACTTCATCAGCCTGTTCCCGGGCTCGCAGGAAGTCTCGCCGTTCGCGGGCGCTTCGCGGCACCTGTGCGACCGCAAGGAAGTGACAGTGTCGCCGCAGATGACCGCACTGGCGAAGTTCTGGATCTTCAGTTCGACGCACGTCGCCGCGCACTACACCGGCTTCATGCTGGATGACTTCTCATCGGAGTTCGACCCGTATTCGCCGCAATTCGGCGAAAAGTTCGCGGTGCCGAACGTGCCGATCTCGATGAAGGATTTCGCCGGCAACGAAGTCGCTCGCACGTATTCGGATCAATGGGGCATCTTCAACGGCTTGAACTATTCGACCTGGCAGGTCAACCCGCCGAACCCCACGGGCTATGCACCGACGATGATGGTCGCTTGCATGAACGATCCCGATATGCCCGATCCGGCGCATCCCGGCCAGACGATTCGCGATCCTCTGTTCAATCCGGCGTACAGCCAGTTCTGTTACGAGATCCCGTTCATGCCTGGACAGACCCAGTACATGGATACGCCAGTGGTGCCGGTCTCGGCCTTCGCTGAGGGCTACAACCAGCCTGACTGCGCGTACCCGGACGCCACGCCGGCGATCTCCAGCGTAACGGGCGACGCGATCAGCGGCGGCTCCGGACCGTGGGTCAGCGCTCCGCTGCACACGTTGACCATCAACGCGCAAGGCAATGCGCAGGTGCCGAACCATGCCTACACGGGTCCGGCCGCGACCGCCGCACCGTTCAACCAGAAGTTCCTCACGCGGCACTATGGCTTCGGTGCGACTCGGGGAACGGGATCGGTGACGATCGGCGGCGTGAATGCTCCGGTGCAGTCATGGAGCGATACGCAGATCAAGGTGCTGGTGCCGATCCTGCTGCCGACGCAGTCGAGCTGCACGATCCAGCAGCGCAATGTGCTGAACCCCACGTTCTGCGGTGAACTCGTCATCACGGCGGGTAACGGCAAGCGCTCGATCGACACCGTCACGGTCACGATCGGCGGCAAGACGCCAACCTATGTGAACGGCGAGAACGCCTCGAGCAACGCGATTCAGACTGCGATCGACAAGGCCACCCCGGGCGACATGATCATCGTCGGTCCGGGCGTCTATAACGAAATGCTGCTGATGTGGAAACCGGTCCGGTTGCAAGGTGTCGGCGCGACGGCGGTGACCGTCAACGCGAACACCCACCCGTCGGGCAAGATGGACCCATGGCGCAGACAGGTTGGCTGTCTCTTCGGCGACGCATTGAACGGCGGTCTGATCTCGTCGAGCAATCCGTACGATCCGACCGGCACGTATTCCTGCTCGACCGCGATGCAGCGCAAGGTGGATGCGATACCGTTCGAACCCGCTTCCGGATGGGACTTCAACCTCAACGGCAACCTGGCCGAACTGCTGATCGAGCCGACGCTGATGGGCGCGTATGAAGGTGCGGCCATTACCGTGCTCGCCAAGGGCGTGAAGGACGTGACGGTGAACGGCGTGCCGCAACCCGACCCGAACTGCACGGCGAACGGCATTTGCACGCCGCTCGCGGGCCCGACGCTGTTCCAGCCGAACCCGCCGGATTGCGTGAACTACCCGAGCAACTTCCTGTGCAATCCGTCGCGTATCGACGGCATAACCTTCACCAACAGCTCGCAAGGCGGCGGCGGAATCTTCCTGCATGGCTGGAACCACTATACGGAGGTCTCGAACAACCGTGTCTTCGCCAACGCAGGGACGCTCACGGGCGGCATCACGGTAGGCCAGGTCGAAACGGCCGAAGCAACCATTGCCGCGAACGGCGTGACGCAGTTGCCGTTCCTGCTCAACCAGCATGTGAATGTTCACCACAACTCGGTGACGTCGAATGCTTCGTATGGCGACGAAATCAACTCGAATACGCCTTCTTCAGCGGGTGGCGTAACCTTCTGCACCGGTGCCGACTACTATCACTTCAACTACAACTGGGTCTGCGGCAACATGAGTGCCGGCGACGGCGGCGGTGTCGCGCACTTCGGGTTCAGCTATAACGGCGACATCTCGCACAACTGGGTGTTGTTCAACCAGAGCAACAACCCGACGCTGCCCACGTACGGTGGCGGCGTGATCGCCCAGGGCGTACCGCCTGACGGCACGTTCTGCGAGAACGCGACAGTGGACACCGATTGCGCGCCTGAGTTGTCGGATGGCGTGGGCCCGGGCCTTGTGATCGACGGCAATCTGATTGTCGGCAACACGGCGGAAAGCGGCAAGGGCGGTGGCCTGCGGCTGCAGAACATCAACGGCACCGAGGTGCAACGCAGTCCCAGCAACTCGAACGCGTGGTATCAGGTTCGCGTGACCAACAACATCATCGCGAACAACGTGGCCGGGTGGGCGGGTGGCGGCGTCTCCCTGCAGGATGCGGTGGCCGTGAGCTTCATCAACAACACGGTCGTCGCCAACGACTCGACAGCATCCGCCGGCGTGCTGTTCAACACGGCTGCGGCCGCGCAGGCCAACGTCGGGCCGCCGAACTGCACGACGGTGGGATCGGAAACGACGTGCTCTCCGATCACGACGTCGACTTTCGAGCCGGCCGGGCTGGAAACCGCGCGCCACACGGGTAATTTCATCGTCGCGTTCACCAATCCGAACGTGGCGTGTCCGGCGGGGTTGCCCAACTGCACGACGTTCTCGAACCCGGTGCTGACCAACGATGTGTTCTGGCAGAACCGCACGTTCTATATCACCGTGGGAGGAAAGAATCCGAATATCGCCGGCCTGCAGAACGCGGTCACGCTGAATCCGTCGTTGAATCAGGCGGGGAAGGCGACAGGCTATTGCGATCCGAACGCAGTCTACTGGGACATCGGCGCGTTCGGCGACACCTCGGCCAGCAATCGTCAGGCGGCTTTGACGATGCACCCGCAGTATTCGATTCTGACTGACGCCGGCGACTATCCGGGGGCGCACAACAGCAATCTGAATCCGGCGGTGGTGCACGAGTATTGCAACGGCTCACGTGTGCCGCCGGAAGCAGGCGGAATCGGCATCACGGTGCCTCCGGGTATCTCCGATACGGTTCTTCCGAATCCGCTGTTCACCCTGATGCCGTCGGCGACGCCGGACGAAGGCAACCAGTGGATCAACATGTCGTACGGTCCGTTGTCGCTGTTCAACGAGTCGCTCACGTCGGGCATGACCGGCTACAACGTGGTGCTGGGCAACTACTCGATCAATGCCGGTTCGCCCGCCATCAATGCCGGCACGGCGAGCGGTGCGCCGAATCACGACATCTTCGGCACGTCGCGGCCGCAGGGTCTCGCGTACGACATCGGCGCAGTCGAGTATGTGCAGCCAGGCCTGTTCGGCGGCGGCACACCGATCGATCCACTCGCATTGGGCGGCTCGTCGGATGGTCTGCTCGGTTTGTTCGGCCTCGCCCAGGCAGCGGCACTGAAGCTGCCCGTAACACCGCCGGCAGCGGTACCGCTGAACCCGGCGCAGACGCTGCCGCCGGTCGTCAAGTGA